The nucleotide window CATGACGAGGTCAATCTTGGCAAGCTGCAGCGGGCGGAAATCGATCTCGGTGGATTTCACTCCGGTGCTGGGGTCGCCCCCAAGGAGCTGATCCATGGGAGTCTCCTCCAGAAACGGGAGGTAGGAAAGGTTGTTCTCCACGGTCTGTTCAAAGGTCTGCGCCATGGGCGGCAGATCGTCCTGCAGTGCTCTGGGCGGCAGAATGACCATGTTTACCTTGCGCTGACCGGGACCGAAGATGTCCACGGTAAGCGTTTCCTGCGCTGTTGCCGCGGCGGCGAGAACCAGTGTCATGGCCAGCGCGGCGCATATGGTGATGAGTCGTTTCATGTCGTCCCTACTGGTTGAGGTCCTGGCTGTTGAAATTGATAACTATGACCTTGTCCTGCTCCCTGCTCGGCGGCTCGACCCGCTCGGTTTCGCGGATGGCTCGCAGGGTGGAATTGTCGAATTCGATATTGCCCGAGCTTTCAAGGATTTCAGATGAAACAATGGTGCCGTCGTCGCCGATGGTAAGCTCTACGCTGGCAAGCAGGTTGGCGTCACCAGCAAAAGACGGATAGCGCCAGTTCTCCTTGATGGCCGAGGCCACGATCATGGCGTAGACTTCGGCCAGCCCGGACCCGGCGCCGCCGGGTGTGCCGCCGTGAGAATAAATCTCGCCGCCCTGCTCCTGCCGGAGTGCGGCGAGTTCGTCGTCGAGTTGAGCCGCGACCTGATCATCCTCGGCCTGAACGCCCTGCTTCACGTCGCTGAGCGCATCGGCAAGCAGTTCATCGGAAGTTTTTTTCGGCTTCGGCTTGGGTTTCGGTTTGGGGGCCGGTTTCGGCTCCGGCTTGGGCTCGGCCTTTTTTTCAGGCTTCTTGAGCGGCTCGGCCTTTTTTTCCGGCTCCGGCTTTTCCTTCTTCTTGACGACGACCTTTTTTTCCTTGGTCTTCTCGCTGATGGGCTTGGCCTCCGGCTTCGGCTCAGGTTTGCGAGCTGGCTTCACAGGCTCGACCGAAGACTGCATCGGCTGCTTTTCAACCTGCATGACAGGTTGGGCCACCTGTTTTGGTTCCGGCTTGGCCGGAGTCGCATCGCTCTTGCTCGGAGACTTTTCGCCGGGCGGGGGCGGAGGCGCGGGCGCGAGCTGCACCAGATCCACCGTGTAGGCAGGACGGTCCAGTTCAAGCTTCCTGTCGGGAACATCAGCCCAGAAGACCACGACCGCCAGAAGCCCCGCGTGCAGCAGGAAAGAAAGAAGAAAGCCGAAATATCTCATGATATGATCACGCAACCCGAAGGGCTAGCGTTTCGTTCCATCCTTCTTTTCCTCGGCCACAATGCCGAGCTTGTCGATGCCCGCAGCCTTGACTTCACCCATCACGTCCACCACCACGCCGTAAGCCACGCTCTTGTCAGCGCGCAGAAAAAGCTGCTTGTTCTGCGAAGCCACCAGACGCTGAAGGAAATCGCCCAGTTCGCCTTCGGGCACTTCGTATTTGTCGAGCATGATGGTCCCGTCGGCCTTGACGCTCAGGACCAGATGATCTTTGTCCTGCGGCAAATTGCGCACGGAACGCGTCTGCGGCAGGTCCACCTCCACCCCCTGCGTCATGAGCGGGGCGGTGACCATGAATATGATGAGCAGAACCAGCATCACGTCCACGAAGGGCGTGACGTTGATTTCCGCAAGGTAGCCGTTTCCGGTCTTGAGAGCCATGACGGCCTCCTATTTGCCGGTCCAGGCGATCTCGCGCTCGGCGCGGTTCAGGAAGGCGCCTGCGAAGTCGATCATGCCGGTTTCCACTTCGGAGAGCTTTCCGAGGAAGAAGTTGTAACCGATGGTGGCCGGGATCGCCACGCCCAGACCGATGGCGGTGGCGATGAGCGCCTCGGAGATGCCCGGGGCCACGGTTGCAAGCGCCGCGGACTGTTGAAGACCGATGGAGTGGAAGGAGTGCATGATGCCCCAGACCGTGCCGAACAGCCCGATGAAGGGCGCGGCATTGGCGCAGGTCGCCAGAAACGGCAGGTTGCGTGTCAGGCGGCGCATTTCGGCGCTGATACCCTGCCGCAGCACGCGGCGCAGCGTGTCCTTGACCAGCATGCGTTTGCGGTCACGATCCAGTTCGGCCTTTTCCAGCTTGCGAAATTCCTTGACCGCCATGGAGCTGACCTTTGCCAGCGGCGAGTTCTTGCCCCCGAGGGTCTTGATCCCGGTGGCGAGGTCTTCGGCGACGATGAAGGACTCGTACCCTGCCAGCACCCTGCGGCGGGCCGAGAGGATGCTGAAGGCTTTGTAAAAGATGATGGTCCAACTCCAAAGGGACATGGCGGCGAGCAGGAGCATGACGCCCTTGACCGCCAGCGTTGCGCCCATGACCATTTGCAGCATGTTGTTTTCGCCAAGAATGTCCATTCCGTTACCCCGTAGGCGTTTGCGGGCCGCGCCCGCGTCCAGTAAGCGGCGGCTACTTCATCAGCCGCTGCACGATTTCCCAAGAATTGCTTTCCGCAGCTTCGATTTCCTGCGGCGTGAGCCCAGCCCCGAGAGCGATGGCGCGACGCATCTCCGGCCCCACGAGATCGCGCGGGGAATGGGCGTCGTTGTCGATCACCAGCTTGGCGCCATGGCGGCGAGCCAGTTCGGCAACCCGTCCGTTGGTGTAGCTGTGACCGCCACGCGTGGTGATTTCGAGATGCACGCCCTTTTCTGCGGCGAGGGCCACTTCCTCTTCGGTGATGAGGCCCGGATGCGCGAGGATGTCCACCCCGGCTTCGATGGCGGCGAGGTTGGTCCCCGGCGCCACGGGTTCCACAATGGTTTCGCCGTGCACCACCACCAGCGAAGCCCCTTCCTCACGGGCCTTGAGCGTCATGTCCGGTATAAGGCTCGGCGGGACGTGGGTGATCTCAACTCCCGCAATGACCGTCATGTCGAAAAAATGGCCGTGCTCCTTGGCGAAGCGGCTCACGTTTTCAATGATGGTCTTGTAGTTACTGAGGTCCGCGTGATCGGTGATGCCCACGGCCTTGTATCCGGCCACCGAGGCTCGGCGAACCAGCTCCGAAGGTATGAGTTCCCCGTCGCTGAACACCGTGTGCATGTGCAGATCGATCATCTCGCCACCTTTCTACATCTTGTATTTGACGTCGTCTTCGTCGAGATTTTCCAGCAGATCCTGCCAGCTGCTCGCTTCGGTGCTCGGCACCACCTTGTCACGCAGGCCATCCATGGGAATGCCCGCCTCGTCCAGCACTTCGGGGGCCGCGCTGATCTCGGCCTCGGTGCGGACGGCCAGCGCCACCGCGTCCGACGGGCGACAGTCGATACGGATGACCTCGTCGGCGCGCTTCACTATCAGCTCGGCAAAAAAGGTCCCTTCCACCATCCTGGTCACTTCAATGCTCTCCAGCTTGCCGCCGAGAGCTTCAAGGGAGTTGATCAGCAGATCGTGCGTCATGGGACGCGGGAACGGGACCTTGTTCAACGCCATGGAAATGGACATGGCCTCCATGGCGCCTATCCAGATGGGAAGGCCGCGCTCGGATGCCTCGTCCTCAAGGATGATGATAGGTGCCTGACCCTTTTCATCGAGTGCCAGTCCGAAAATCTTCATTGCTACCATGGCTCACCGGTCCTTTCCCCCGTCAGGGAGTGCTTTTTGGCCTCGACGATCCGTACGGGAACTATCCTGCCCGTAAGACTCTCGCGCCGACTGGTGAAATTGACAACCCGTCCGGCGGCATCGCGGCCGCGCCACGACACCCCGTCGCCTTCCTGCTTGCGGCTGCGGCCCTCCACGAGGACCTCGGCCGGGAGGCCTACGAGTTTCTTTAGACTTTGTTTAGTAATAGCATTCTGCAATTCCTGCAACCGTTCCAGCCGGGACTGCGCTTCCGTCGGGTCCACCTTGGGTTCCATGTTCACGGACGCGGTGCCCGGGCGGTCGGAATACTTGAAGGAAAAACTGGATTCGAATCCGACGCGCTCCACCATTTCGAGGGTACGCTCAAAATCCTGCTCTGTCTCGCCCGGAAATCCGACGATGAGGTCGGTGGTCAGGCAGATATCGGGCCGGGCCTGACGCAGGCGGTCCACAATGTCCAGATAGCGCTCCATGTCGTACTTGCGGCGCATGGCCTTGAGTACGGCGTCCGACCCGGCCTGCATGGGCAGATGCAGGGACGGGCAGAGGTTGTCGAGTTCTCCGAACGCCTCGATGACTTCGTCGGCGATATCCTTGGGGTGCGATGTGGTGAACCGTAGCCGGTCAATACCCTCAATGGCCGCCACGCGCCGCAGCAGCTCGGCAAAACTGACGTCCACCCCGCCGGAGTCCATGCCGAAGCTGTTGACGTTCTGCCCGAGCAGCGTCAGCTCACGCACGCCGTTGGCGGCAAGGGCGCGACACTCTTCCACCACCGCATCGGGGTGCCGGGACTTCTGTCTGCCACGGGTGTACGGCACTATGCAGTAGGCGCAGAAATTATCACAGCCCTGCATGATGTTCACAAAGGCCTGTCGAGTTTCGGGCAGCGTGGTGCTCTCGTCCACGGCAGCGTCTCGCTCGGGATAGATATCCATGAAATCGAGCAGCTTCACCCGATCCTCCGCCCCCTCGGCGAGTCGCTCAAGCGCATTGGGGGTATTGGCAATGCCATCCGTGCCGAACACGAGCCGCACGAACGGGAACCGGTTGAAAAATTCCGGCCCCACCTGCTGGGCCACACATCCCCCCACGGCGGCGAACATACGCGAATCTCGCTTGGCGTGACGGGCGATGCGCCCAAGCTCGCTGTAAACCTTCTGCTCGGGTTTATCGCGAACGCTGCACGTGTTGAGAATGTACACGGTGGCCTCGTCCTCGGCGGCTTCTTCCCAGCCCCGGGCTTCAAGCGCCCGGGCAAGCCACTGGGAGTCGTGGACATTCATCTGGCAACCAAAAGTAATTATATGAAATTTCATGGCGGTGGTCTGATCCTATGCGAACCTTGAAAGCGTGGAAAGCGCTCCGGTGGAAACTGGTGTTACTTTCCGGTGACGATCACCGGTCACCCGTCCCCTAATCCCTGTCGAGCCATCTGTCCAGAAAGTGCATTACCTTGCGCAAGGCTTCCTCACGGCTGAGGGCCGTATTATCGAAGGACAGCTCGGCCGCCGGGTCCTGCTCGAAGGGGACATCCACGCCGACGACTTCGCCCAGTCCTTCGAAGCCCCTGCCGGTTCGCCGTCTTTCCAGTGCCTTACGGTACAGGTCGGCCTTGACCTTGCCCTGCGGACGCTCCGACTCCCGGCGCATGGCTTCCTCCACGTCACAGCCCACATGGATTTCGGCGAACCAGTCGAGGCGTCCACGGGCCCGCTGCCGAAATGAGATGCGATGCCCTGTCGCGTCCATGATGACGTTGCGCCCACGATCGCAAAGCTCGGCGGCCTCGTCGGCGAACATGGCGTAGGCCTGCCGACGCTCCTGCTCTGTATACTTCGGGTCAGGGAAATACTCTCGGCGGCGGGCGTCCATTTCCAAGTACACCACGTCCAGACCTTGATTGCGAAGGGTTTCAGCCGCGCTGCGAGCCAGCGTGCTCTTTCCGCTGCCCGGCAGCCCCGTAAACCATACGGCCCAGCCAGCCATCCGTCACTCCATGTAGCGGTTCACGTCCGCCCAGTCGAAGGTTTCCTCGTCCAGCACGTTTTCCATAAGGTTGAACAGGCCGCGTCGCACCTCCGGGGCATGATCAGGGTACCACTCGGGCGATGCAATGACGAGAGCCCGGAAGACAATGAACGGGGCCATGACGTCGAACACTTCGGTATCCCCCGTTTCGGAAATGTAGGTCTCGAAATACGTGTCGTACAGTTTCTTGAAGTCGCCCTCCAGCCTGCCGTGGCTGCGGAGACTCCAGAGCAGATAGTTGATGGCCATGGTGCAAAGGTCACCGCCCGGCTCGCCCCATTCGCCGCGGCTGCGATCCAGAACACGGAAATCGCTTCCGTTGACAAGCACGTTCCATGGATGAAAATCCCCGTGCACGGCGCTCAGGCGGTGGTGATACTCCTTGAGCTTCCAACGCCAGCGGACGAGCTTTGCTTCCAGTTCTTCGAACCGGCGCCGGGGAAAGGCCGCGTAGTCCTCGGGATATGCCTCGTCGATGAGACCAAGAATACACTCGTCCGAGCCTATGAGATTTCTGATGCGCCGCCAGTACAGATCGCGGTCCTGCTTCTTTTCGGAGTGGACCCGGGCCAGCCACCGGGCGAAATCCGCGGCAAGATGGAGGTCGCCGTCGGACAATCCTTCTCGGGCGATGCGGTCTAGATCAAGGAAATAGTCATGCCCTTCCAGCTTCTCGTTGACGATGAAGAATTCCTTCAGTCCGCGCACAGGGACAAGCTCTCCAGCCTCATCGACGTATCCCAGCCCGAGCGGACGGACGTGCCGTTCGAGCCGGTCGGAGGTGAAGTACTGGAACATGAGTACGGAGGCGCGATCCCAGAGATACTGGTGGCCGTACTTGTCGCCCTTCATGACGGAGAAGACCGCTTCGCGCTCCTCGCCGTCCAGAGAAAAGCGGACGAGCAGGGGTTTTCCGTAGCCGAAGCCCTTCATCCCCTGCTCGTCCAGATTGCCGAGGTCACCGGCAGCCAGCAGTCTGGCTCCCTGACCAAAAGCCTTTTCAAGATATTGTTCGATCCGGTCCCTGTCGATTCCGTTCATGTCGTCCTCCCCTGGTTTCGAGGAGAACGTCGCGGACTACATGGGGCCGAAGTTCTCCTCATATCGTGCGGCGAACTCATCCGGGGTGTACCGGTGTTCCTGAGTGCCGCTCTGCTCGACGCAGTAGCAGGCTGCCACAGCGCCCATCCTGCACGCGTCTTCGAGACTGCGATTGTCGGCGATGCCCTTGAGCATGCCCGCGCGGAACGCGTCGCCCGCGCCGGTGGGATCCACAACCTTGCCCGCCTTTGCCGCGGGAACTTGAGTTTCCTTACCATCCTCTACCACAGTACAGCCGTTTTCGCCCAGCGTGGTAACCAGGTTGTTCACGCGGGAAAGGATGTCCTCGCGCTGAAGGCCGGTGGCGTTCATGATGAGCTGCAACTCGTAGTCGTTGGTAATCAGGATGTCCGCACCCGTCAGAGCTTCCTTGAGTTCGTCGCCGGTCATGGCGGTAATCTGCTGCCCCGGGTCGAAAATGTAAGGAATGCCGTTGTCGCGGTAGTGCTTGGGGTGAGACTTCATATCCTCCACGCAGCCCGGGGAGATGATGCCCACGGCGTCCGCAGGGTCGATGCGCGAAAGATCGTAGGAGCAGGAGTGCTTCATGGCGCCGGGGTTGAATCCGGTGATCTGATTGTCGCTCATGTCCGTGGTGATGTAGGCACCGGCGGTGAATTCGTGGTCGACTGTGCGGATGCCTTCCACGGAAAGGCCCAGCTCGTTCAGACGTTCGTCGTACTGGGAAAAGTCCTTACCGACCTGACTGAGAATGATGGGTTTTTCGCCCAGCAGCGCCAGCGAGTAGGCGATATTGCCGGCCGTTCCGCCGAATTTTTCCTGCAGCCCGTCCACGAGAAAGCAGACGTTGAGGATGTGAATCTTGTCCGGCAGAATGTGGTCGGAAAACTTGCCGGGGAAGGTCATGATCCGGTCATAGGCCAACGAGCCCGTCAGGTATAAATCCATTGTTCCTCCGTAGATTTTTTGGATGAAGGGACACTACCCCCCGATCCGGAGAAGGTCAACGCACCCCGATTTGCGGGCTATGCGGTCTCTTCGCCGATCCAACGAAGGAATGCCTGATTGCCCCCGGCCACGGGCACGGCCACCACGCAGGGCACCTCGTCGGGGTGCAGGTCCACCACCTTCTGGCTGAGGCGATGCACCAGATCGGACGTGGTCTTGGCGATGACCACGATCTCGTCATCGGTTTCGACCTTGCCTTTCCAGTGGTACATGGATTTCATGCCCGGTATGACGTTGACGCAGGCCGCGAGGCGTTCTTCGATGAGCTTTTCGCCGATGCGCTTGGCATCCTCCATGGACGGAGCGGTGATGTATACGAGAGATTGGGACATTTCGGTTACTCCTTGCATACTTCGTGTCGATTTATGACGGGGATAATACACGATCCGGCAGCGCATGCAACGAATGCGCACACTTGTCTAGCGCGCCCGGCGGTGCTACTTGAAGCTTCCGCATAAGGAGATACCCGTCGTGAAAAAGAAGGAAAAAGCTCTCGAAATCCACGCGCGCCTTGAGCGCCGCTATCCCGAACCGGAACCGGCGCTGGACTGGACGGATGCGTGGCAGCTGCTTGTGGCCACCGTTCTGGCCGCCCAGTGCACGGACGAACGCGTCAACAAGGTCACCCCGCACCTGTTTGAGCGCTGGCCGGATATCCCGTCCGTGGCACGGGCCGATGTGACAGAACTCGAAGAAGCGGTGCGCTCCACCGGTTTTTTCCGCAACAAAGCCAAGAACCTCAAGGCCGCAGCCACCAGAATCGTCGAGGAATACGACGGCGAGGTGCCCCGGACCATGGCGGATCTGATCACGCTGCCCGGCGTGGCGCGCAAGACCGCGAACATCGTGCTTTCCAACGCCTTCGACATCCACGAAGGTGTGGCCGTTGACACGCACGTCAAGCGCCTCAGTTATAGGCTCGGCCTCACGACGCATACCGATCCCGTGCGCATCGAAAAAGATCTCATGCAGCTCTATCCCAATAAGATGTGGGGGGAGATCAATCATTTTCTCGTCTACTTCGGCCGCGAGGTCTGCAACGCCCGCAAGCCGAAATGCCCAATCTGCGAACTTAGCGACATCTGCCCGAAAAAGGGCGTGGAACAGGGAGCCACATAAATGAACAAGCCCGGAACCTTCACCGTCCACAAAAAGGACGGTTCCGCAAGAAGAGGAACGCTCGTCACCGCCCACGGCGAGATTCCCACCCCCATATTCATGCCCGTGGGCACGCAGGGGACGGTCAAAAGCCTGAGCCCCGGTGATCTGGTGGAGATGGACGCCAAGATCATCCTCGGCAACACCTACCACCTCTACCTCCGACCCGGCGATGACTTGCTGGCGCGCCACGGCGGCCTGCACGGTTTCTCCAGCTGGGACCGTCCCATCCTCACGGACTCCGGCGGCTTTCAGGTCTTCAGCCTCGAAGGCATCCGTAAGCTCTCGGAAAAAGGCGTGGAATTCCGGTCCTATCTCGACGGCTCCAAGCACTTCTTCAGCCCGGAAAAGGTCATCGACATCCAGAAAAACATCGGCTCCGACATCATGATGGTGCTGGACGAATGCGTGGGCTTCAAACATGACCGGGCTTACACCGAGAAGTCGCTTGAGATGACCACCCGCTGGGCCAAACGCTGCCGAGACCACTATCCCGTCGGCAGCGGCGACCAGCTCATGTTCGGCATCATTCAGGGCGGCTTCCACAAGGACCTGCGCGAACGCAGCCTTGAACAGCTGCGCGACATTCCCTTCGAAGGTTTCGCCATCGGCGGATTGTCCGTGGGAGAACCCATCCCCATGATGTACGATCTGGTACATCATCTGGCGCCGCTCATGCCGCAGGACAAGCCGCGCTATCTCATGGGCGTCGGTACCCCGCTCGACCTGCTTGAAGGCGTGAGCGCGGGCGTTGACATGTTCGACTGCGTGCTGCCCACCCGAAACGCCAGAAACGGCACGCTCTTCACATCGCAGGGCAAGATCAACATCAAGAAGGCCACCCATCGCGAGGACGACTCCCCGGTGGATCCGGAGTGCACCTGCTACACCTGCCGCAACTTCTCGCGTGCCTATCTGCGTCACCTCTACCATGCGCGGGAGCTGCTCTCCTATCGCCTGAACACGTATCACAACGTGCACTTCTATCTGAACCTCATGCGCGAGGTGCGCGAGAGCATCGAGAACGGCACATTCAAACAGCTCAAGGCCCGCTACGAAGCGGCGTACGGCAAGTAGGCGGATATGCGGCGCATCGTGGACTGGTTGCTCAGGGCTCTTGGAATCGTCACGCTCGCGGCAGTGGTCGCGGGCGCGACGGGTTTCCTCCTCATGGGCCACTGGCTCCAGCTCGACGAAAAACCGCGCAAGGCCGATTACATCGTACCGCTGGCCGGAGACTACATCCGGCTGATGCAGGCCGCAGACCTTTACAAGAAGGGATACGCCCCCACCATCCTGCTCAGCGATGCGGCCGAATGGCCCAAAACGCGACTGGACAAGCTCAAATTCTCCATGGGCTGGCCGCGCATGGGCCACCTTGAGTTCTGCTGGGCGGTGCTGAAAGAAATGGGAATCTCACCGCAAAACACGGATGTGTTCGGTGACGGACACATCAGCACCGTGGAAGAGGCCGAGGCCCTTCGCGCCTACCTGAACGGTCAGGACGCCACGTTACTCGTGGTGACCTCCCCGTATCACGCAAGACGCGCGCAGATCATTCTCGAAGACGTGCTGCCGAACTGCGAAATCATCATGACGGTCACTCCGGAAGGATCGTTTCCCGAAAAATGGTGGACGGATCAGCGTTCGGCACAGGACATCGTCATGGAAGCGGCCAAGCTCGTGCACTACTGGCTTGGCGGGGCCTTCCGCTCCGACGAAGCCGCTGCTCACTGAGCCACTTCGGCTGCCTTCTCACCGGCCGCATCTTCTGCCTTAACATCTTCCCGCTTCGGTGGACGCCGCTCCATGGCGGGCGCCATTTTTTCCGCGCACTCGGCAAGCGTAAGGTTGTGCTCGCTTTCGCGCACGGCGTTGCCCAATGATGAGAACAACTCACCGACAAAGCTGAAGTGACCGGAAAAACTGCTTCCCGTCCGCTGCCCGGCATCGGTGTTCACGATGCGCACCACTTCATCCACGCGAATACCGTCGAGTCGTCGAGCCGGGCCATAGACTTCGCAATCACCGCGTTGCACGGGCACGAGCAGTCCGGCCTCGATGAAAAGGTCTCCCAATTCCTCCACCAGCGGCAACGGAGCCAGCAGATGGTCCGAAACATCTTCGGCACACGGCAACGGCTCGCCGCTCTCAAAACGCTTCACGATCATGGANAGCATGACCAACGCAATCTTCTGTCGCTCGACAGGACTGGCCTTGCCGAAATATCGCTGCTTCACGAAAGTCCCGACGTTCTGCCATGCGTAGCTCACCTCGGCGCCAAGCAGCACGATAACCCAGCTGATGTAGAGCCACATGAGCAGCAGCGGAAACTGGGCGAAACTGCCGTAAATGGCGTTGTACTTGGCCGCACCGATCTGCCAGTTGATGTAGACCCACTGTGCGCTCTGCCACAACACCGCGCCCACGAGACCGCCGAGCAGCGCGCTGGACATCCTGACCTTGGTAAACGGCACGAAGGCGTACATGAACGCAAAGGCGATGAGTATGAACAGGAGCGGAGCCAGCTTGAGCAGTCCGGCCTCTAGGTAGCTGATGGCGGATATTGAAAGCAGCCCCTGAATCACGTCCTGCTTTTGCAGACTGACGTTGAAGCTTGAGGCGACCAGCAGGAAGATCGGGCAAATGAGAATGACCGGGAAAAAATCCGCCACCTTGCGCCACGGCGTACGGCCCTTCTCGACGCGCCAGATGGTATTGAAGGCCTTCTCGATGGTGCCGATGAGTGAAAAAACCGTGAACAGGAGCGTCGCCACGCCCACCCAGCCAAGCGTCTGCACGTTGGTGTTGTTGATGTAACCGATGATCTTGTCCACCACCTCGACCTTGCCGGTGGTCACGCGCATGAGCATTTCGCGAATAAAGCCCGCGTTCTGCAAACCGAATCCCTTGGAAATGGAAAACGCCACGGCCAGAAACGGCACGAAGGACAGGATGGTCGTGAACGTCAGCGCAGCAGCGCGGATGATGCACTGATCCTTGAAAAAG belongs to Desulfovibrio oxyclinae DSM 11498 and includes:
- a CDS encoding YihY/virulence factor BrkB family protein, whose protein sequence is MNVEIVRKTKGLRKHLTTGLWERESGDEPWLLRKIRLVMRCTYLVFHSFFKDQCIIRAAALTFTTILSFVPFLAVAFSISKGFGLQNAGFIREMLMRVTTGKVEVVDKIIGYINNTNVQTLGWVGVATLLFTVFSLIGTIEKAFNTIWRVEKGRTPWRKVADFFPVILICPIFLLVASSFNVSLQKQDVIQGLLSISAISYLEAGLLKLAPLLFILIAFAFMYAFVPFTKVRMSSALLGGLVGAVLWQSAQWVYINWQIGAAKYNAIYGSFAQFPLLLMWLYISWVIVLLGAEVSYAWQNVGTFVKQRYFGKASPVERQKIALVMLSMIVKRFESGEPLPCAEDVSDHLLAPLPLVEELGDLFIEAGLLVPVQRGDCEVYGPARRLDGIRVDEVVRIVNTDAGQRTGSSFSGHFSFVGELFSSLGNAVRESEHNLTLAECAEKMAPAMERRPPKREDVKAEDAAGEKAAEVAQ